From Dermacentor albipictus isolate Rhodes 1998 colony chromosome 8, USDA_Dalb.pri_finalv2, whole genome shotgun sequence:
GTGCCACCGTGGCGGCTGTCAGGGCATAGTGACGGAAAGGCGGGTGCTGGCGGCTTGCTGCATTTGGGACCCAGTGACCAAAGCTCAGGCATAATGCAGCTTCACAGCATGTAAAAAAATGCACGAAAAAATGCGCACTCCCAACAAAATTTTTTTCGAAGAAGATACCTTTATATACCACACATGATCTCTTAGTCTTAAGAATCTTAGAGATAAGAAAACAATCTAATTGAATGTTCAGGTGACCTCTTTGTACGTATGTTATTTCCACTACTGTGTGTCACTCAACTTGTTAAAAAGCAATAAAGGATAATTGAAGGTGTTTGAGCGTAGGCGACAGACAAGCGCGGTGCCTATGTCCTACGAGAGCAATCGTGTATGAAAAGCATCAAAACGCTCCAAGACGCGAAAATTTTTTACAGATGGAGCAAAATCCCGAGCCCCCTTCGCCTCAAAGAAGACCGGCTTTTTTCCGGAGAACCAAGGTCACACGCATAAAAACATCAACGTCAGACTCACTGCATGGAACGTAAGCGACTATGGCAGGGTACTTTGGTATCTAATACAATCAGACTTGTGCACGTTAGAAAAAAAGTTaccaattacaattacttcattgaaaaatgtaattgattacagttaCCACATTAACGTAATTGAAGAATTACTCAATAGTAATCGATTACTTCTACGTTATCTCCGCCACAACTTTTATTTACGTTACACACATACAGTGAATAGAATGAGCTGCCAGGCCTTTAAGTGCATCTTCTGTAGGCCTTCATTCATTGCTTAGCTGCACTAACAATTGCTCTTTCAAAATTTCATCGGTCATCGTCTCTAGTTTTTTTCCTGTAATGACGTCAGCTGCGACACTGAAAACAAATTGCTTGAGGAGGAATAAGAGAGGGAAAGCGAAGAAGGTTGGCAAATTCGGTCGACGTGCGCGCTGAGGAGGCAGGGTGCAGTTGTAACGTATGCGGCTCTTGTGCACAATATTGTGGTTACTCCGCCTCTGGATCCTGTATGAAACGCCACGCTTCACATTTGCTGGGACTTGGAGGAGATGCTCCCGGTTGGgccaatgaaacgctgaaagAAATGGCCCGAATGGGATGTTCTGTCGCGAACGCTGTATAAGTGCCGTTCACCATCGAAACATACAAGCACTAGTTGAATTCATCTGTCAGCCTCTGGTAGACGGGAAACAAATACAAAACAGGCGCATTCGCTACGCTGCTGGCTGCTATATACGTGGCACGATCTCCGGGGCTTCTACTGCAGTTTCCGCGAGATTTAGTTTCTCAAATTTGCGTCACTTGTTACAACTTGCTTCATTCTTTAAGGTAACTGGTTGCACGTGGTTGGTTGCGGAGGCAAGTAATCTAACTGCACTGAGCGTTACCGCGTAAACACGGTAGTCGTTATGTTAGGGAATGACTAAGGAATGTAACTGGTTACAAATTATTTATTATATGCAATTCGTTACGTACAAGTCTCCATCCAATCGAGAACGCATAGAACCGCAGCAATAAATACACTGCACcgcaaacaaagaagaaaaagaaaagatcgcGGCGGGTCCCACGACGTAAACTTCCCATAGTCGCACGGCTACGCTATGGGAAACGCAGGGCAGGAGCATTGCTTGTGGAGGCGACTCCTCCCCACCCCTCCCTGACCAACACCAAATAGATCCTTTGGGGACGCCTTcagacccgctctctcccatccccACTACTACTCTGGCCTcccactgctactactactactactactactatcccACTACAGTGGCATctcccctacatgctccctatgcggCGACCCTCACGCCGcactctcccacatccttttCGGCTGCCCTGCTGATCCGCCCCCGCAGAgacagcccgccatctcaagctgggaggactgggaggtcctgctctcgtctacAAACCCGACATCGCAGCTTACTGCGGTGactcgggctgccgacgtcatgaaCAAAAGGAACATGAACGTCTCGACGTAGTGTGGGACAAGGGACCCAGAGGAGCCCAAACGCACTCGCTACGAATagtttttctctctgtctgtctgtggaaGCGACTCGAAGCAAAGGGAGGGACTAATAGGTTATCGGTGTTGGCCGTGAAACTCGCCTCCTTGCAGCATGACGACGCGACGTTTCAATATTTCCCTTCTCCACGAATGATGGACAAATTCAATAACTATAGGGTTGAAGCGCTTCTTATACACGATGCCTTACACCTTTCAGTTGGTGAGGGAAAAAAAGCGGGTGGGGGGATGAGATTGATAGGGTTTGAATCGCTACAAGATTATAACTCTACAAGGTCGATCTAGAGCCTTTAAGGAAGATACAAACACTGAGAAAGACACGCGCAAAAAGGCTAGAATTGATAAGCGTGTATAGATTACCATATTAGCTCAAACAAGCTATATGTCTATTTGTCACCGCCTCATTTATTAGAGGATGCTGATAAATCGCCATCAAGCACAATCAGATTTGCAGGACTTCTTTTTTGGCTGCACCAAGCATTTAAAATATTGCCAGAGCTAGAGAGCAAAATTGGAGAGCATTCAGAGGCCGCAATGGGTCACAGAAAACAGAAGAGGACTGGATATTGAGATAACACGGAAAAGACTATATGGCATTATATGGCAATTGTACAGTAATTGTGgctatgacttgcacatgtgacGACCGACCTCTTAAAGCCAGTGACAGGCCCGCAACATCAATCGACACGTGACCACTTTAACTCGAAGAGTATAAAACgaccccttccctcttcccccaCTAAGTATCTGTCAGTGCCATGGCAGTGTGGAACTTTTGGGGATGGAGCAAAGATTATAGGCGAAAATCCTGCGCGCACGATCACATTTTACAAATGCTATAGTTAGCGTATATATGCAACAAAGAACTTGGCTGCGGCTCCAGTCTACTCAGCTGCAAAGCTGTATTCGACGTAATATTGTTGCTTGCGCGTGTTTATCGGACCCAGGCTCGATCGACCCCGGGCACAATTACGTCTCGTTCGGCTGTGTACGCGACGCCCACTCATGATTTGCCAGAAAGAAAGAACGTGGCTGGTTGTGCAGCACGAACGTTTGGCGCCGAAGTCTTGGCAGAGAGCCGCTGACGTAAGTGCCGATCGGAAGCAGAGGTGCTGAAATATGTGCGATCGCAAGGGCCTTCATGTGGCTGCTCTTTGATGAGGTGATACGCCGCCCCCGCTTTATGGCGAAGTGATAgaagcgtttggcaggcattctcagatgatgaacagcagattgccattatccctcaaaagaaaatagcataacagctgtgtcttaccattacTCACCGACACTTCAAAAACTagggagggtatcgcaggagtgaagcggccgatttactcttcaaagcattgttttactagaagtgaaatgcattgttcactacgtcgtcaccaaggagagagtgaaatgtgcttttcactcttcCCTTCTgtgagagagtagaatgcccgttctactcttgcggcaatagagaacaaaacgtagcgtaatcttctgcttcccCTGTAgcaggctggccccgaacatggcgatgtatcactcacgcacgctgagcaaagaacgcACCGTTTGATTCTAAGAGACtaggcagccacagttcaaaggaacgcggagcgagcgctctactttttcactcggagttgctccaccACGCGCACGCTCAACATCGTGGAACAGCACAGCATCGGAGAAAGGTaatccgtccagcgagcagcgAGGGCGATCcaagggagatcgtgtgtcagccatctcgcgtcgctatGAAAATACGACAGTCGTTTGTCATTCGTTGGATAAACAACAAATCATTCaaggtaagtgaattctaacttaggtgcacattttgcgtatatgacatgctatcgccaggaagacatcgcggcgcttagccgacgcTATTTACAATGAAATAGGCAAGCGCGCTGCGTCTCTCGATGTCAATTGAAAAAGCCAGTCATCgggataactgcatgtgattttatcacttgccgctatccataagagctttgaaaatctcAAATgctgccagaaccatggtatgttcaataagacgtaagatgagaggacgcttaaaatggtttgttcaccagcccatgattccaagcctatgcggagcgtgcgtagcgtgcgttttgtgtgtttgaatttattcactttggcagtctactgtgtacgggaCGCTGTTGAAAGAAGGATTCAAATAACCGAAGGCGTCATTTcgctggcggcatgctttcgttataaataaCCAGGGCGCTTGATGCTGTCTTTCGCCAATGGGTAAtcgcgaccactgaagttacgtgctgTATCGGGCATGCGCCGTCTGCGCTACCTTATCAGGACAGAACCGATATCACGCGTGCGTCTGACTATTTAAGTGCGTGCCAATGCACCCTTCGCGGCTTCTTGTTCCTGCCATCGTGTAGTTGCCTCGATCTTTACCAGATACACGTAGCACACGTTACACTTGCAgcgccagtgctagttagaaactttgccgcaggcattcagctacATGCTGCACGAGTTCAGTTGGGGGCGTTATATTGAACTTAATGAAAGCGCATGAGGAattcatgttttatgctgaataaagtataaaccccatataagcgatcttgcgcgcgacaagcgatgcgatggcagtggcgttcgctcgtcgcctacaagtcgtactacgtgcgagcgacgattttaaattaaattaaattatggggttttacgtgccaaaaccactttctgattatgaggcacgccgtagtggaggactccggaaatttcgaccacctggggttctttaacatgcacctaaatctaagtacacgggtgttttcgcatttcgcccccatcgaaatgcggccgccgtggccgggattcgatcccgcgacctcgtgctcagcagcctaacaccattgccactgagcaaccacggcgggtgcgacgatcttgagcgacgtctccccggtgCTGCAGGTGCGAAGGCTGAAAATACGCGTTGacgtattttactgtaaaaagtagcataaaatatttccgaaggTGTTGCAGTGCGTTCTTATCCTTGCATGTATAAAAATgtaatcgtttgctcgttccgcgcgacaatcggtagtatttcagtgctgtacatccagttccggcttcgcgctattggcttgtcgctcatagcacttccgggagacgagcgacgatttccagatttccagaaccgagcgatctgttgAAGTGACGGCCAGTTTTGTCGCTCATCGCAGTCgggcactaaatcgctctcatggggtttagctCTAAGACTGAACCGATTTTGCTCATGTCTTGAAATCGTGTGATTATACGTCGgattttatgtctcctgttgcggttttcgagcgCGCAGCGAATCTGAGAGGGTGCTTATGTAtccgaactcggtgaattgtcaagcagcgagctatgcatcggcatcgaatataccGGCTGCCGTGTGGAATTGCAAATGCAGAGGCGCTtcgcatacgcttattgttttggacatgcctgtgcatttgctaatatgagttggcgtttcaGAGTTACATCATGCGAACAGCTAAATCACCCTTCCTCTGAAAGTTACAAGCGGAATGTGTGCACCTTGTTACTGCacggcagatcaaaatgtgtttattgcTTTAATACTTTTAGTGGagaaataaagtatcaaaataaaacgttgctttaattccgtgttaccagtcgtatgtcgtacacaaaacaaagagttggtctaataaactaataactgcggtctaactgcaacttgtacatgccttcaagaatgtaaaatgctagatttcaaactgcagcagtagtcgagtctgtcaaaaatgaaagcacctcataaatgaaaataggttcacgccttttagtaagcttagatgcaggggCAGTGAACTTTCttattattgaaatgtgggtaagcttgccataacaagccttgttgccctttcttataggcacatccagtcaTATCCATTGAACCAGGAAGACCATATTTTCATTCTTACTCAGCGTCACGTTCGCAGATATCATCCTCAATCTATGGcatgagcagtggcacaaccggACATGGTGCGGgaggcacactgggcacgtgatTAGGATGTGTCccaagtggtgtttgcgacacacTAGAATAATGACAGACTTATcacatctgacaatgaccaatattctatttattagcaggagtatttgAACATTGGTGCTGAACGAGCATGAACTGTcggttgtttgttttttgttgaaATCTAAAAATTCAAGTTGGTTTAGCAGTTGACGGTTGAAGTCATTTGAATGTTTCAAATGCATTTCtgtaggaagactaagagctaagaatTTCCTTTAGTGCCatgaccttgactgtcttgatgttgttttacacTATGTCCTCGTGTTGACTTTTGGATACGAagtttttcaggcacccgcttttataacgcaagaaggcagctgcaaggacacaagcCTGTTAAAAAGCCCCCCAGCCCAGCGCGATTTCACGTACTGCAGAGGACCGCACGCAAAAGAAGCAAAATACATTGCCCTTTTATTTGTACAAAAAACTAGAATGTCGATATATTGGGTGTACTATttgactaaatgtcaacaaaattaAAATACAGTATGTCGCACCAAGATAAAAATTATCACATGCTCagggcagtcatcttaacatgtatatttatgtaatgtctctgatgggaaagtcGAAATCAAGtttgctctctggagacaaacacataggagcaagtgtcattgaaaagttagaaatgtgcaTAAAAATAAAGCTGATTAGTTTTATGagagtgactgctttttgtcttgcctctcaacagatatatccatgtGGTAAAAGAATAGTGGTACCATGAAATttcatatttgcttagtgacatgatacacatttgcaatgagcacggtgcagtggcgtagccagaaatttcgttcgtggggggctcactttgcagctcggcctccccaTCGTAATTTAgtcgagggatatatatatatatatatatatatatatatatatatatatatatatatatatatatatatatatatatatatatatatatatatatatatatatatatatatatatatatacatatatatctgtcattcaacaaccctgtatacattttcgtacatatgcaacgaccaggggaaaatctcaatgacgctgtcctttgttagaatgtattgagcaggagcagctgtcaccggttgtgtattgcgagtaattgctcggtaattatagtcgcaactgagagcacatataaaaagcaggagttctgcaaaacatACGAGGGCgactcaaatgaaagtgagccaatgcgaatatatgagtaacggggtactttatttaaaagtagtcaccatgagtatttagacacttgtcctactaacgagtcgcgtgattcccgtcttataaaactccttgggttgctgcatTAAAAATccgtaaatgactacacgtcatcttccgacacgaatgtggttcccttgagcagtttttttcaaattttaccgaatgtggaagacgcaaggcaacaggtctgggctgcatgagggatgttgaagcgtttcccacttgaactttgccagttttgtattaaccacatcagcgacgtgggaacgagcaattgtcgtgaagcaagatgttcccaatgctcaattttccacgtcgtttgttcttgattgcgacacgcagccgatacgacctttcacaatatctgaaacgatttagagtttctccaggtttagaaaattcgatcaataatggcccctaacgatctaaaaagaagtcaacatgaCGGCCCTTGTTTTCCTTGGgaatggtgaattcaaatgtttccactgtaagctttgccgtggtgtttcaggctagtagtagcggcaccatgagtcattcccggtcacaattgcagacaaaaagtcgtcaccctcatctgggattcttcgacgtgcacctaaatctaagtacaccggtgttttcgcatttcgcctccatcgaagtgcagccgccgtgacatggattcgatcccgcgaactcgtgctcagcagcctaacaccataggcactgagcaaccacggcattttcaattgtgttgggggtgattgcacactggctttggcccggccatggatcttctttgtaactttcatgtccttctttgaacagttggctacaacgcttcgcagtggccaatgaaacgcaatgttcaacgtatacggcagccatacggcgaataatttctttttgggaaacatcttcatttgtcaaaaacctcactaCATCTAGCTGTcgaacttttggagtgtccattatgccacgcaaccgtgttcaacccagtgtatgagagcattaaagaacatttaacctcacctctgcatgtcacttgtaaatgagatgcgtatgtgctacgcgcatgcctcgaaaataatgaaccgaacaattattgcgcggggtgaagatacagcttgatacagggcaaaaaattgccactggaaacaaagttcactgcgcatatacacaaaacctcgcaacaagatatttaaatatacgtataagtctccaataaatctacgtacctaagaaaaagtcactatatataatgcgtcaaacaaggcagataaacaggttgcacaaccacagattcacagatcaccctcctccctccactcccaatatgtatcgcgtgcgacggaaggcggcgcgcttcctccccgcttttctctcttgcgcacacaagactcatcgtcggctcaccccctccccctacccccccacactttcattcgcacatagagcatgcggcgcgtggtcaagatgttatcgcccttggcctttatttatacggaacatgcgggcaacagcaggaatgcgcctggagtcttcatatagctgctatcgcaataatataatagtatccggcaactgaagcgtcccgtggcccattactttccgcaaaagaagtaacaaattcgaactttcaccatgcgacaattcgctgcgccgcaacaatgtcttcctttttttcttttgtggggcggggggcggcgaaatagaatagcTCAATTGCTGACAGGGGACCCTGATCTTGAGAAGGCAATTTATAGAAGAATAACCATGAGCTGGAGTGCCTGCGGCAGCCATTACTGATTCTTCACTGTagtaccactgtcgttgaaaagaaaagtgtacgatCACACGATTCTACTGGGTCTAGCACATGAGGCAGAAttttggaggttaacaaagaagcacgGTAACAAGTACCAcgcgaagagcgatggaacgaaaattaTTAGGCGCATACTGTATAATGGTCGTGGATAAATGTGAGCGGCgactcgccgtggtggcttagtggcttcgACGTTAAGTTGCTAAGGCTGAGGGCGTGGAATCGCACCCGAACCGCGACGAACACATTTCGAcggggagcgaaatgcgaaaacgtccgTGTAACGTTCATTGGGTGCAAGTTACAGAATCGCAGGCGAGTCagaattaatcccgagtcccccgcTATTGCGTGCCTCACAATAATATTGAGAAATAGTAGCGCGATAAACAAAgagacgagaaagaaaaaaacaaagcacgATTTCTCGTTGCTTGTTTTTCACGCTATTCTTCGTCGATATGGAATACCAACTTCAGTACTTATAAgcatttcgtggttttggcacacaatACCCGAGAACCTAATTTTAAGCGTCAGGGGTAACGCGGTCGTATAGACTCTAGCGAGCTATGACGAAAATAACCTCGACAACACGCAATGTTGCTGATGCTGCTAAGACATATATGGCGCGATGACTGAATTTGTCTGTTGGTCTTGTGCCATAATCTTTGCCGCCTCGACTACTTCGCGTGAGCGAAGTGCAAAATAGTAAACCAGAATTCCATACTTGGAAGGCCATCGTTGCCAATATAAATAACAACACACCCTAACTATATCGGTTTTTCTCTCTCTAACGAAACCCTAGCATTAACATGCATACACAAACGAACCGGTCAGAACTTTAGTTACGCCATCATCCTCCCAGAACACCAGGACTCATCAATGCCGTGATTGAATTTTTCGAGCTCTCAGCATAGCTTAGAGAAAACGTAATAACATAATCGAAGCCATCCTCTATGCATAGTACTGATACGGCGCATTAAACAAACCTCAACTTGTCTCCGTTTCACTTCTGTATTCTAGAAGTATTCAAAACATGATACAGTCAGGAAAACTTTATATTAAGTGTGGACAAAGAAGCCGCATTTATAGTCACTGCTGCACGGAAAAAGATATGGCAATGAAGTAACAGGGTCCGCAGGGAGCTGCATCAAAAACGACGCCCTGACCAATGCTTCGGCTATCTGCTAATGCGCCGACGCAGTCTTCGGCAAGGGAAGCAAGGTCTCACGCATGGCACGTCTTAAATCGTCGCCGGTCAAGGCTGCGACTGATGCGCATGCGACAGTTTGACACTTCAGCTTCCAGTTAGCCTCTTTGGGAAGGAACACCATGGCAACCGCGAAAAGTGCCATCAAGATGGCAGCTAGGGTCAGCAGTACATGGGCACGGCGTCCCACAGGATGCCATTGTGCCATCTGATATAAAATGCCTCCCAGGCGAGAGCAGGCGAAACCAAAACCGATGCCACTAGAGTGCAGAGTAACGGGGTACGCGTAGATTCCTGGAGAGAACAGGAACAACATGGCGACATTACCCGCCATCCGCATTGCCACAACCAAAACGTCGATAGTGAGCGTCTCCTGGTCATTGTACATGGAGGTCAGAATAGCGGAAGTGGCACTAAAGACGAGTCCTGAGGTTGACAGTACTCGTATGTAGCCGAACCTGGGAATACACAGCGCAGCAACGCCCACGGCCACGGCAGATGCAACGACGCCAGTGGCGGTCACGGCGTGGCTAACCGGGACCCCATCGTTGAAGACGAGAGCGCTGTAACAGCACGTCGCTGCTGCCCAGCTGTAGGCTAGCAGAAAGGTGCGCGTTCGGAAACGACTTGAGCACAAGTCCCAGACGCCAGCTTTCTTTGTGAAGGTGTCTGCACTTCTAGAAGACAGAAGTCGGGCGAAAGACTCGCTGCAACGGCCCCACGGTACTCCGTTGCACCTTGCTGCCCGCAAGGCGGCGCGCTTAGCATGCTTGGCATGGCCGTGTGCCAAATGCCATTCCATTGAGTCGTCGACGGTGTAGTACAGCAACATCAGAAGGCACGTCGGCACCATGAGCACAAGTTGGGAGACGGCCCAGCCACCTCTGATCCGCACCGCGGCCATAAATGCGACTCTTACCAGGAGAAAACTGAAGAGCCAAGGTAATATGGAGTAGAAGGGCATTTTCTCTTTTGGAGACGCCTCGTACAAGAGAGAGATGAGCGGCGGTATCAGGGCGGATGTAGAGGCCGATACGAGGGTCCGCACTGCCACAAACGAGTGAAAGTTGGTCGGCAGGCTGCTGGCTGCGCCGGCTACGCCGACGACTGGGACTGCGATGAACACGACAATCTTCCTGCCAAGGCGGTCGGCCAGGGCACCGGACACGGGCAAGGAGACGGCGCTGGCGGCCGCGTAGATAAACCCGGCTAAGTTGAGGAGCCACCGTCTGCCGCACACCAGGTTCCACTCGTTGACGATGTTGTTACCGTACGCGTCCATGTCGTACTCCCACGATGTGCACGCAATGATGCCGGCCGAGCTGCCGTTCTCCGGTGGGTGTCGCATGGTGCAGCGGCTGTAGTTGCCGTTCTCGTCCACCGGGATGGCCAGTGATTTCCACTCGGCTACGCTGATGTTGAGGAACCGGGCAGGACGCTGACACCAGTGGTCCATGACGACGGCTGTCATTAGGAAGCTGACGTTGTGCATTGCGTAGACGCAGCATCCTATGCTGAGGCTGAACAGAACCAACCACTGGAAGGCACCGACACCGAAGGGAAGATCGCATTTGGGCTCTTTGTCTCCCTGTGCCCTGTTAACCTCGAAACCCAGGAGTTCTCGACGGGGTTCTTGCCACCGAGGCTGCTCAGCCATTCCTatcctgcttcttcttcttcttcttgttttgagCAGGTAATGGGGAAAACGGggttcattaacaacaaaggtcttCCTTGCGGGATCTATGTGCAAGCTTTTGTTCAGCGGCTAATGATATAATGTATTACTGAAATCGACGCTTAGAACTGTGTTTATTTTCATCCGTTGCAACTTGCAGTCATAtgtaatgtttatgtttatgcactgcacACATCACAATTTTAATTTCACTTAATGTTCATGTTTACTCATTGCATCGTTCATAGACTATGCCTAAATTCTTGCACCCTTCAAACTGTGGTATGTCTGCAAAACGAgatacgacgacgacgaaggcgatgTTTCACGCTGATGTGCTTCCGaggcaatatccatgctaacaccctcttctgatttccaccatcttgccttcccatggaatactaattggtgtccttcaaggcaattggaagtttcctttacaaaattgagatgccgcatacctcctctaaatttttacttacacaggtctggtctcgcagtgtcccctctatgttctttttgcagtgagccTGAAACTATCGAAaattactttctctcgtgccgccgctttctaagacaaagaaaactattagaatactcatttactaaacttagcctttcgcaaacctcgccaaccattctttcttttggggcgacttcactgggatccagccacagggatgcttttctggcagtttacaatttcatcagagacacaaaaacagtaccttgctgaatttctaaaattatccataatttatattatttcatttcttcacgtttacttattttattggaat
This genomic window contains:
- the LOC135917185 gene encoding solute carrier family 22 member 20-like translates to MAEQPRWQEPRRELLGFEVNRAQGDKEPKCDLPFGVGAFQWLVLFSLSIGCCVYAMHNVSFLMTAVVMDHWCQRPARFLNISVAEWKSLAIPVDENGNYSRCTMRHPPENGSSAGIIACTSWEYDMDAYGNNIVNEWNLVCGRRWLLNLAGFIYAAASAVSLPVSGALADRLGRKIVVFIAVPVVGVAGAASSLPTNFHSFVAVRTLVSASTSALIPPLISLLYEASPKEKMPFYSILPWLFSFLLVRVAFMAAVRIRGGWAVSQLVLMVPTCLLMLLYYTVDDSMEWHLAHGHAKHAKRAALRAARCNGVPWGRCSESFARLLSSRSADTFTKKAGVWDLCSSRFRTRTFLLAYSWAAATCCYSALVFNDGVPVSHAVTATGVVASAVAVGVAALCIPRFGYIRVLSTSGLVFSATSAILTSMYNDQETLTIDVLVVAMRMAGNVAMLFLFSPGIYAYPVTLHSSGIGFGFACSRLGGILYQMAQWHPVGRRAHVLLTLAAILMALFAVAMVFLPKEANWKLKCQTVACASVAALTGDDLRRAMRETLLPLPKTASAH